From one Lysinibacillus sp. G4S2 genomic stretch:
- the lepB gene encoding signal peptidase I: MQEEKTSFKKELLSYLKIIVITAVVVLGCKQFLFAPIKVQGASMYPTYHDKDIIIVSKMSKIDRFDQIVFQSPTEDELYIKRVIGLPGDTVEMKDDVLYVNGKAYKEDYVNRQTDDPNQLRITENFTLEQLLKEKKVPEGMYFVLGDNRLKSYDSRHYGLISEDAIYGEAKVTLYPFSHFHFGPK; encoded by the coding sequence ATGCAAGAAGAGAAAACAAGTTTTAAAAAAGAATTACTATCTTATCTTAAAATTATTGTCATTACTGCTGTAGTTGTTTTAGGCTGTAAGCAATTTTTATTTGCACCGATTAAAGTGCAGGGTGCTTCTATGTACCCGACTTATCATGATAAGGATATTATTATTGTAAGTAAAATGAGTAAAATTGATCGCTTTGATCAAATTGTTTTTCAATCACCAACAGAAGATGAACTATATATTAAACGAGTAATTGGCTTGCCAGGTGATACAGTTGAAATGAAGGACGACGTTTTGTATGTAAATGGTAAAGCTTATAAAGAAGATTATGTAAATCGTCAAACAGATGATCCTAATCAATTACGCATTACAGAAAATTTCACGTTAGAGCAATTACTAAAAGAGAAAAAAGTGCCTGAAGGTATGTATTTTGTACTAGGGGACAACCGTCTGAAAAGTTACGATAGCCGTCATTATGGTTTAATTTCTGAAGATGCCATTTATGGTGAAGCTAAAGTAACACTATATCCATTTAGTCATTTCCATTTCGGTCCAAAATAA
- the dacB gene encoding D-alanyl-D-alanine carboxypeptidase/D-alanyl-D-alanine-endopeptidase, translating into MKKKIPLLTMIFMVCCLPITFLEKAEASEQTMTTKVNNIIAKNWKNNEYSITVRDTEKGDVLYNKNGEKMIRPASSHKILVSAAALDLLGPDYRFETKVYVDGPIEDGVLQGNIYLQGGGDPTLLPIHLESLANGLKKMGISKVTGSLIADDTWFDTDRLPKGIVPQEEALPYASRISALTISPNEQYDIATVQVKMTGSKVGNTANVQLVPFASTIPVVNKTKIVKKGEKSTVKITREYGTDRIIITGNLPAGSQKNTYVTVFDPTLYTLDVFREKLVAKGIQTMPLEIGKVPENAQRVGISYSKPLQDINFKFLKLSLNGMGDMFTKQIGRELLGEGSWSAGIQAIRTYGNDIGLNMDQWYFEDGSGLSHQNRVSSMQESLLLYKVRSKPWYYSYLDALPHAGRKGALVGATLENRMKGYSVSAKTGYISGTYSLSGYVKGKSGKWYIFSILTQANKTSAIPSIDEIVKQIANEM; encoded by the coding sequence ATGAAAAAGAAAATACCTTTATTAACGATGATTTTTATGGTTTGCTGCTTACCAATAACCTTTCTTGAAAAGGCTGAAGCAAGTGAGCAAACAATGACAACAAAAGTGAATAACATCATTGCGAAAAATTGGAAGAATAACGAGTACAGCATTACCGTACGAGATACGGAAAAAGGGGATGTACTTTACAATAAAAATGGTGAAAAAATGATACGTCCTGCTTCTTCTCATAAAATTTTGGTCAGTGCTGCTGCATTAGATTTACTTGGACCTGATTATCGCTTTGAAACGAAAGTCTATGTCGATGGTCCAATTGAAGACGGTGTACTTCAAGGCAATATTTATTTACAGGGCGGGGGAGACCCAACGCTTTTGCCTATCCATTTAGAATCACTTGCTAATGGACTGAAGAAAATGGGGATATCGAAAGTTACAGGTTCCTTAATTGCGGATGATACGTGGTTTGATACAGATCGTTTACCGAAGGGAATTGTACCGCAAGAAGAGGCATTACCTTATGCTTCACGTATTTCGGCATTAACGATTTCGCCAAATGAGCAATATGATATTGCAACTGTGCAAGTGAAAATGACAGGCTCAAAGGTTGGCAATACGGCTAATGTTCAGCTTGTTCCGTTTGCAAGTACCATTCCTGTTGTTAACAAAACAAAAATTGTTAAAAAGGGCGAGAAAAGTACTGTGAAAATTACAAGAGAATATGGTACAGATCGAATCATTATAACAGGTAACTTACCAGCAGGTTCTCAGAAGAATACATATGTAACTGTCTTTGATCCAACTCTGTATACACTTGATGTATTTCGGGAAAAATTAGTAGCAAAAGGTATCCAAACAATGCCACTTGAAATTGGGAAGGTACCTGAAAATGCACAACGAGTAGGTATTTCCTATTCAAAGCCATTACAGGATATTAACTTTAAATTTTTAAAGCTAAGTCTTAATGGTATGGGTGATATGTTTACAAAACAGATCGGACGAGAACTACTTGGTGAAGGAAGCTGGTCTGCAGGCATTCAAGCAATTCGTACATACGGTAATGATATTGGGCTCAATATGGATCAATGGTATTTTGAAGATGGTTCAGGTTTAAGTCATCAAAATCGAGTAAGTAGTATGCAAGAAAGTCTATTATTATATAAAGTTCGAAGTAAACCCTGGTATTACTCATATTTAGATGCATTACCGCATGCAGGGAGAAAGGGTGCGCTTGTTGGTGCAACTTTAGAAAATCGTATGAAGGGCTATAGTGTATCTGCAAAAACGGGCTATATTTCTGGAACTTATTCTTTGAGTGGTTACGTAAAAGGTAAAAGTGGCAAGTGGTATATTTTTAGTATTTTAACACAAGCCAACAAAACTTCAGCTATCCCATCCATCGACGAGATTGTCAAGCAGATTGCAAATGAAATGTAA
- a CDS encoding cation-translocating P-type ATPase, whose translation MSEYHQQSSAEVMRTLNVTDQGLSDYDVQKRQEVYGLNVLEEGKKTSTFAVFFGQFKDLLVIILIIAAFVSFLLGEVESTIVIMIVVILNAILGTVQHVKAEQSLDNLKALTSPIAKVMRNNQLIEVSSEDIVVGDLLYLEAGDYINADGRLLESHNLHINESSLTGESIAVAKIIDPIKESNVTVADKKNMVYSGSFVTNGRGIVLVTAIGMQTEIGKIANLLDTAKEKKTPLQVSLDQFGEKLALGITLICLAIFVIDLVRGRALVESFMFAVSLAVAAIPEALSSIVTIVLAFGTQKMAKENAIIRKLYAVESLGSVSVICSDKTGTLTENKMVVQGVYVDEKIIPYDRLNTRNAVEENLMLKAILCSDAVERDGKEIGDPTEIALVKLGKQYDFDELLVRDHYPRVAEIPFDSDRKLMSTVNTIDQQSIMITKGALDVLLPKIVKIETSNGIFNITKQQRQKIEAVNRDFSMNGLRVLAIAYKEVKGNHAIDVRAEKDLIFVGLVAMMDPPRKESKGAVENCIKAGIKPVMITGDHKITAMAIASQIGILNDPSEAIEGHEIEDLTDQQLQEKVKDFSVYARVTPEQKIRIVKAWQETGKVVAMTGDGVNDGPALKQADIGVAMGITGTEVAKDASSMILTDDNFSTIVKSIANGRSIYTNIKNAILFLLSGNAGAIFVVLYATILGLPVPFAPVHLLFINLLTDSLPAIAIGLEPNNKKTMKDKPRNIHTPLLNKAFTIQVVLEGLLIAISTIVAFQIGLSTGDTLTASTMAFTTLCLSRLVHGFNSRSKESIFAIGVFSNKYTWLAFFIGLLSLHAVLLIPMLTGVFEVAILSPAQLGFIYSLSVFPFLVNQWYKLLFVRRR comes from the coding sequence ATGTCAGAATATCATCAACAATCATCGGCTGAAGTTATGAGAACTTTGAATGTGACAGATCAAGGATTGAGTGATTATGACGTTCAAAAGAGGCAAGAGGTATACGGCTTAAATGTATTAGAAGAAGGCAAAAAAACAAGTACATTCGCCGTTTTCTTTGGACAGTTTAAAGATTTATTAGTCATTATTTTAATTATTGCTGCTTTCGTTTCATTTCTATTAGGGGAAGTAGAAAGCACGATTGTCATTATGATTGTCGTTATTTTAAACGCTATTCTAGGCACTGTACAACATGTCAAGGCAGAACAGTCTTTGGATAATTTAAAAGCCTTAACCTCTCCAATTGCAAAGGTAATGCGAAATAATCAGCTAATAGAGGTTTCTTCGGAAGATATAGTCGTCGGAGATCTGCTTTATTTAGAGGCTGGCGATTATATAAATGCAGATGGGAGATTATTAGAAAGTCATAATTTGCATATCAATGAAAGCTCATTGACAGGTGAATCCATCGCTGTAGCGAAAATTATAGATCCCATCAAAGAAAGCAATGTAACTGTTGCTGATAAAAAGAACATGGTATACTCTGGAAGTTTTGTGACAAATGGTCGTGGTATTGTTCTAGTTACGGCAATCGGTATGCAAACGGAAATCGGCAAAATTGCCAATTTACTAGATACTGCGAAAGAGAAAAAAACACCTTTACAAGTAAGTTTAGATCAGTTTGGAGAAAAATTAGCTTTAGGTATTACGTTAATCTGTCTAGCTATTTTCGTGATTGACCTTGTTCGAGGACGTGCGCTTGTAGAATCGTTTATGTTTGCTGTTTCACTTGCCGTGGCAGCAATTCCAGAAGCATTGAGCTCGATTGTGACCATTGTACTGGCGTTTGGGACACAAAAAATGGCAAAGGAAAATGCCATTATACGAAAGCTCTATGCCGTTGAAAGCCTTGGAAGTGTATCTGTCATTTGTTCAGATAAAACAGGAACATTAACTGAAAATAAAATGGTTGTTCAAGGGGTATATGTGGATGAAAAAATTATTCCATATGATCGGTTAAACACTAGAAATGCAGTCGAGGAAAATCTGATGTTAAAGGCAATATTATGTAGTGATGCTGTGGAAAGGGACGGTAAAGAAATCGGTGATCCTACTGAGATTGCACTCGTAAAATTAGGGAAGCAATATGATTTTGACGAATTACTGGTAAGAGATCATTATCCAAGAGTGGCCGAAATCCCTTTTGATTCAGATAGAAAGCTCATGAGTACGGTAAATACTATTGATCAGCAATCTATCATGATTACAAAAGGAGCGTTAGATGTCCTTTTACCTAAAATTGTGAAAATCGAAACTTCAAATGGTATTTTTAATATTACAAAACAACAGCGTCAAAAAATCGAAGCAGTGAATCGTGATTTTTCTATGAATGGGTTAAGGGTGCTAGCAATTGCCTACAAAGAGGTAAAGGGAAATCACGCAATTGATGTGAGAGCGGAAAAAGATTTAATCTTTGTTGGTTTAGTCGCTATGATGGATCCTCCAAGAAAAGAATCTAAAGGAGCGGTTGAAAACTGTATAAAAGCTGGTATCAAACCGGTGATGATTACCGGTGATCATAAAATTACGGCAATGGCTATTGCTAGTCAAATCGGTATTTTAAATGATCCATCAGAAGCGATTGAAGGGCATGAAATTGAAGATTTAACGGATCAACAACTGCAAGAAAAGGTTAAAGATTTCTCTGTTTATGCCCGCGTAACACCAGAACAAAAAATTCGCATCGTTAAAGCATGGCAGGAAACGGGAAAGGTCGTTGCCATGACGGGAGATGGTGTTAATGATGGCCCTGCCCTAAAACAAGCTGATATTGGTGTGGCGATGGGCATCACCGGCACAGAGGTAGCGAAGGATGCTTCCTCTATGATCTTAACGGATGATAATTTTTCAACGATTGTCAAGTCTATCGCAAATGGAAGAAGCATCTATACGAATATTAAAAATGCTATCCTGTTCTTATTATCAGGGAATGCAGGTGCGATTTTTGTTGTTTTATATGCAACCATTTTAGGCTTACCAGTTCCTTTCGCGCCGGTGCATTTGTTGTTTATAAACTTACTAACCGATAGTCTGCCAGCGATTGCCATCGGTTTAGAGCCGAATAATAAAAAAACAATGAAGGACAAGCCTAGAAATATTCATACGCCACTATTAAACAAAGCATTTACAATCCAAGTAGTGCTCGAAGGGTTACTAATTGCTATTTCCACAATTGTTGCCTTTCAAATCGGGTTGTCAACAGGAGATACGTTAACGGCGAGCACTATGGCGTTTACAACATTATGCTTATCACGATTAGTGCATGGCTTCAACTCCAGATCTAAAGAATCTATTTTTGCCATTGGAGTATTTTCAAATAAATATACGTGGCTAGCATTTTTTATCGGTTTATTAAGTTTACATGCAGTATTGCTTATCCCGATGCTGACAGGTGTGTTTGAAGTTGCCATTTTAAGTCCAGCACAATTAGGTTTTATATATAGTTTGTCTGTGTTCCCATTCCTAGTGAATCAGTGGTATAAGCTATTGTTTGTGAGAAGAAGATAA
- a CDS encoding transcriptional regulator, producing the protein MIIGTILLAVALHAGIVLAVDLWNEQHHSTT; encoded by the coding sequence ATGATTATAGGCACAATTTTATTAGCAGTGGCATTACATGCAGGTATTGTTTTAGCAGTAGATTTATGGAATGAGCAGCATCACTCTACTACGTAA
- a CDS encoding MFS transporter, with amino-acid sequence MNWRVYILAVTTFTVGLVELIVGGILPAIAEDLNVSLATAGQLITVFALVYAISAPVLLSLTAKVERKRLYLISLFIFTLGNLMTYFSTTFTTVMIARIFTAMSTALVIVLSLTITTKIVEPRHRAKALGLVFVGVSSALVIGVPVGIFVTEAFGWRAVFLGIALLSAISMILIALLLEKMPVVEVVPLKAQIKSLANLKIFSAQLTTLFMLAGHYMLYAYLTPFLVEAFDMNASWISICYLIFGIASVSGNALGGWLSDTIGTGKAILLVVSTFAVVLFIIPYTIVALPLFLVVTVLWGALSWALTPPLQNYLIQIDPKTSDIQQSLNTAALQIGISIGSAVGGAMFTVTGSVMHLASFGAVLVLCALGCAIFSLKRAPVSDETKLGLNSAHNNS; translated from the coding sequence ATGAATTGGAGAGTTTATATTCTTGCCGTTACTACCTTTACAGTAGGATTGGTGGAATTGATTGTGGGTGGTATATTACCAGCAATTGCCGAGGATTTAAATGTGTCCTTAGCAACAGCAGGACAATTGATTACTGTTTTTGCTCTCGTCTATGCAATATCTGCGCCTGTCCTTTTATCATTAACGGCAAAAGTGGAAAGGAAGCGCCTTTATCTTATTTCTTTATTTATTTTTACTTTAGGAAATCTTATGACTTATTTTAGTACGACATTCACGACAGTTATGATTGCTAGAATTTTTACCGCGATGAGTACAGCGTTGGTTATTGTTTTATCCTTAACGATTACAACAAAAATTGTTGAGCCAAGACATCGTGCAAAAGCTTTAGGTCTTGTTTTTGTAGGTGTAAGTTCGGCACTTGTCATCGGTGTCCCAGTGGGGATATTTGTGACAGAGGCATTTGGTTGGCGAGCTGTATTTTTAGGGATCGCTCTTCTTTCAGCTATATCAATGATTCTTATTGCGTTACTACTTGAAAAAATGCCAGTTGTAGAAGTTGTTCCATTAAAGGCACAAATTAAATCATTAGCAAATTTAAAAATCTTTAGTGCGCAATTAACAACATTGTTTATGCTAGCTGGTCATTATATGTTATATGCTTATTTAACACCATTTTTAGTAGAAGCATTTGATATGAACGCCTCTTGGATTAGTATTTGTTATTTAATCTTCGGGATCGCTTCTGTCAGTGGGAATGCTCTTGGTGGTTGGTTAAGTGATACAATTGGTACTGGAAAAGCAATTTTACTTGTTGTATCAACATTTGCCGTTGTATTATTTATTATTCCTTATACGATTGTCGCTTTACCACTCTTTTTAGTTGTTACAGTTTTATGGGGTGCACTTAGCTGGGCACTTACACCTCCATTACAAAATTATTTAATACAAATTGATCCAAAAACATCTGATATTCAACAAAGCTTAAATACAGCTGCATTACAAATCGGGATATCTATAGGTTCAGCTGTTGGTGGAGCTATGTTTACTGTTACAGGGTCTGTTATGCATTTAGCTAGCTTCGGCGCCGTTTTAGTTTTATGTGCTTTAGGCTGTGCTATTTTCTCTTTAAAAAGAGCACCAGTTTCAGATGAGACTAAGTTAGGGTTGAATTCGGCTCACAACAACTCATAG
- a CDS encoding ABC transporter ATP-binding protein: protein MSTNQRLIHYAMYFKKPILLGLFFLTIAVFTELVGPFIAKHIIDNYMTIGNIKLKPITWLLLVYLILAIATAVLRYFMYIYLQMGANRVVQKLRKDVFEHIQTLPIQYFDNLPAGKIVARVTNDTEAVRNLYVQVLSNFVTSLISIVGVYIALFILNWKMAFLALTMVPVVYLWMILYRKVASKYNDVIRTKIADINAMINESIQGMTIIQAFRREQQMTKEFDDMNNEHYAYERKLLFLDSATSFNLVNTLRLIMFTIFIFYFGTQSFTATEAISAGTLYAFVDYLTRLFNPITNIVNQFSQLERSLVAGKRVFEVLDINGEPVSEKSLPRYKGNVVFEDVSFAYKNDEYVLKNLSFEAHQGETIALVGHTGSGKSSIMNLLFRFYDPSKGKISIDGIDITSVPRQTMREHMGIVLQDPYLFTGTIASNVSLNNPKISREKIEASLKAVGGERVLTNLPNGYDEPVIEKGSTLSSGQRQLISFARALAFDPAILILDEATSNIDTETEEIIQHAMDVLKKGRTTFIIAHRLSTIKNADRILVLDRGKIVERGTHDELLEQGGIYEKMYQMQANSLQ from the coding sequence ATGAGTACGAATCAACGTTTAATACACTACGCAATGTATTTTAAAAAACCGATATTACTTGGATTATTTTTCTTAACAATCGCCGTTTTTACGGAGCTTGTTGGACCATTTATTGCAAAGCACATCATTGATAATTACATGACAATTGGAAACATCAAATTAAAACCAATTACTTGGCTGTTACTTGTCTATTTAATTTTAGCAATAGCTACAGCTGTTTTACGCTATTTTATGTATATCTATTTACAAATGGGTGCGAACCGTGTTGTACAAAAATTACGTAAGGATGTCTTTGAGCATATTCAAACATTGCCAATTCAATACTTCGATAATTTACCAGCGGGGAAAATTGTCGCACGTGTAACGAATGATACGGAGGCTGTTCGTAATTTATATGTACAGGTACTTTCAAACTTCGTTACGAGCTTAATTTCTATTGTGGGTGTTTATATCGCACTTTTCATTTTAAACTGGAAAATGGCATTCCTAGCATTAACGATGGTACCGGTCGTTTATTTATGGATGATTTTATATCGTAAAGTTGCCTCGAAATATAATGATGTGATCAGAACGAAAATTGCCGATATTAACGCAATGATAAATGAATCTATTCAAGGAATGACGATTATTCAGGCATTCCGCCGTGAGCAACAAATGACGAAGGAATTTGATGACATGAATAATGAGCATTATGCATATGAACGCAAGCTACTTTTCCTTGATTCTGCAACTTCCTTCAACCTTGTTAATACATTAAGACTCATTATGTTTACGATCTTTATTTTCTACTTTGGTACACAGTCATTTACGGCAACAGAAGCTATTTCTGCAGGGACTTTATATGCCTTTGTTGATTATTTAACGAGATTATTTAATCCAATAACGAATATCGTCAATCAATTTTCTCAGCTTGAGCGCTCGCTTGTTGCAGGAAAGCGTGTGTTTGAGGTGTTAGATATTAACGGGGAACCTGTATCTGAAAAAAGTTTACCTCGTTATAAAGGAAATGTAGTGTTCGAAGATGTTTCCTTTGCTTATAAAAATGATGAATATGTATTGAAAAATCTATCTTTTGAGGCACATCAAGGCGAAACAATTGCTTTAGTAGGCCATACAGGATCTGGGAAAAGTTCGATTATGAACTTATTGTTCCGCTTCTATGACCCATCTAAAGGGAAAATTTCGATTGATGGAATTGATATTACTTCGGTTCCTCGTCAAACAATGCGTGAACATATGGGCATTGTTCTTCAGGATCCATACTTATTTACAGGTACTATTGCTTCAAACGTCAGCCTAAACAACCCTAAAATTTCACGTGAAAAGATAGAAGCCTCATTAAAGGCTGTTGGTGGGGAACGTGTATTAACGAATTTGCCAAATGGCTATGATGAGCCTGTTATTGAGAAGGGGAGCACATTGTCATCTGGGCAGCGTCAGTTAATTTCCTTTGCACGTGCTCTTGCCTTTGACCCGGCTATTTTAATATTAGATGAAGCTACGTCTAATATTGATACGGAAACAGAGGAGATTATTCAACATGCAATGGATGTGTTGAAAAAAGGACGTACAACATTTATTATCGCTCATCGACTTTCTACTATTAAAAATGCGGATCGTATTCTTGTTTTAGACCGAGGTAAAATTGTTGAGCGTGGCACACATGACGAACTTTTAGAACAGGGCGGTATTTACGAAAAGATGTATCAAATGCAGGCGAATTCATTGCAATAA
- a CDS encoding MarR family transcriptional regulator encodes MTQTNIFKLIHMIEQMNNANIIRFTKAFPYPLGISPILVLSELHAKGPQKQAELAGTLGYTKGAMTSIAEKLVKLGLAERLYDPSDRRTIRLQITDEGEKALAKAQSIGQEVFIQLFEVLNDEEIAQYLLIQEKLVQGIQDKGV; translated from the coding sequence TTGACACAAACAAATATTTTTAAGCTTATCCATATGATTGAACAGATGAATAATGCTAATATTATCCGTTTTACAAAAGCGTTTCCATATCCGTTAGGGATATCACCCATTTTAGTATTAAGTGAGTTACACGCAAAAGGTCCGCAGAAGCAGGCTGAGTTAGCAGGAACGCTTGGCTATACAAAAGGGGCAATGACGAGTATTGCTGAAAAATTAGTAAAGCTCGGTTTAGCAGAAAGATTATATGATCCATCTGATCGTCGTACAATTCGTTTACAAATAACGGATGAAGGTGAAAAAGCCTTAGCGAAAGCTCAATCAATTGGACAAGAAGTTTTTATACAGCTTTTTGAAGTGTTGAATGATGAAGAAATCGCACAATATTTGCTGATTCAAGAAAAATTAGTGCAAGGAATACAAGACAAAGGCGTGTAA
- a CDS encoding LCP family protein, protein MEKNMKRSKEKKSKKKIWLWIVGSLLAIFLIFIGTAYYTIQKTMNKINTPLLETTDGEAQEQKTVTKKEPFSVLMLGVDERKNDSGRSDTMIVVTVNPEKQTMKMLSIPRDTRTEIIGHDSVDKINHAYAFGGVPMAVDTVEHFLDIPIDYYVYVNMEGFLQIIDTIGGITIDNDMELTYDKHHYPKGEITLNGEEALIFSRIRYEDPRGDFGRQIRQRQIIEAVLKKASTTPSILLKATDMLDVVGDNVRMNFTMKDLIQLQSIYKKMDGNIDQLSFEAEGGERVNNIWYYVPDETELGKIQSELKAHLQ, encoded by the coding sequence ATGGAAAAAAATATGAAGCGTTCTAAGGAAAAAAAGAGTAAGAAAAAAATCTGGCTTTGGATAGTAGGCAGCTTATTAGCAATTTTTTTAATTTTTATTGGTACTGCTTATTATACAATCCAGAAAACGATGAATAAAATAAATACACCATTATTAGAAACGACAGATGGTGAAGCACAAGAACAAAAAACAGTGACAAAAAAAGAACCATTTTCTGTGTTAATGCTTGGAGTGGATGAACGTAAAAATGATAGTGGACGTTCAGACACGATGATTGTCGTTACGGTGAACCCTGAAAAACAAACAATGAAGATGCTTAGTATACCACGAGATACTCGTACAGAAATTATCGGCCATGATTCCGTTGATAAAATTAATCATGCTTATGCATTTGGAGGCGTCCCAATGGCTGTGGATACGGTGGAGCATTTTTTAGATATTCCCATTGATTATTATGTGTATGTTAATATGGAGGGCTTCCTGCAAATTATCGACACAATTGGTGGGATAACGATTGATAATGACATGGAATTAACTTATGATAAGCATCATTATCCAAAGGGAGAGATTACTTTAAACGGTGAGGAGGCACTAATTTTTTCACGTATTCGTTATGAAGATCCCCGCGGTGATTTTGGTCGTCAAATTCGCCAACGACAAATTATTGAGGCAGTTCTGAAAAAAGCTTCGACGACACCATCAATATTATTAAAGGCTACAGATATGCTTGATGTAGTAGGCGATAATGTCCGTATGAATTTTACGATGAAGGATTTAATCCAGCTACAAAGTATTTATAAAAAAATGGATGGCAATATTGATCAGCTATCATTTGAAGCAGAGGGTGGCGAAAGAGTTAATAACATATGGTATTACGTTCCTGATGAGACAGAGCTCGGCAAAATTCAATCGGAATTAAAAGCCCATTTGCAATAA